The uncultured Methanolobus sp. sequence CAAAAAACACATGAATACAGTAGAAGCTTTTGATCTTGCGGACGAGATTAAAGCAAAGGAAGTCATTTTCACTCACCTGAGCCACTTTTTTGCTCCGCATGAGGAAGCTATTAAGGAATATCCGCTTGGGTATGATGGGATGGTTTTTGAATTTGCAGAGAAATAAGTTTGACAAAAGCAACGGCCGCGATATAGCAAACAAACCTTATTCTATTCTGTCACCACAGCCTCAAAGAAAACGGAATTCAGATAGACCGCTATGATAGATCCCTAGATGACATAATCAAGTTCGTATCAAAGGCCTTCAAAGAACCCGAGGACCTGATCTATTCCTTACGTGACTGCGATGTATTTGAAACCTGCAAGGCCAACGACCCAACACGTAAACGCCTGGTAAGAAAAGGAATTCTGCTCAAAAAATATGAATCCGACGGCTCACAACAAAGAGGTGTCTATGTCGTGAATCCCATTATCCGCGATTTTCTGAACATGTATCAGGTTAAAGGGAATGAGCATTTTGTGAATGGTGGGTTGTACCCCGATTTGTAATAACAACCCATAACATAGAGATATATAATATAATTGTTAAAATAATAGTGTCAATGTCAAAATTATGTTAAATTTCAGATTACAATGGTTAACTTTTAAACCAATTGTGTATATTGTTAATGCGACTGAGATTAAAAAAATATACGCATATTAACTGTTTGCAGCCACAAGAAAGGATAAATTCATATGAAATTTATAGATGAAGTGGGTATTAAAAATTACAAAGGATTTAGTGAAATGTCACTACCATGTAATTCTATTAATATCATAGTTGGCCCAAATAATACTGGAAAGTCATCAATCCTAGAATCTATTTGGATAGGTTTGTCTTCATTAAATGGTTACATGGACTCTATCGACAACCGATTTAGTAACGTCATAGGCAATGAAGACTACAAATATCTGATTCATAAAAATGGAGAAGAGATAATATCTGAAATCTCATTGCTTTTAAGTACACAAGTAACTAAAAAAATATATATCGACTATAACGAAAGTGGGCTTCCAAAGAAGAATCGAGAGAAAAATGTATTTTTGGATTATGTAGATTCGATGTCATATGCAAGAGCTACTCCAATAAGATTTAGATCTAGTAGTGATTATAGAAGAAATCCATACCTTAAACTTACTGAAACTCTGTCTGAATTTATAGAGATGAAAAACAGAGATGATGTAGAATTACCTGAAAGTGATTTTAACAAACTTTCAAACTTACTTGCAGAGGTGTCTCATGACATGGAAAATGAAGTCCAGCATCTGAAGCAAAGTTTGATTGAATCTGAAAAGCTTTTTGTGTATCCTGAAACTTATTCAGAAAATAGTTCATTAAGGCCTATAGAGAGATCGTTTTATGCAATAAACGATGAAGGTGAGGATTTAACCATACCCTTTTTGATAAACAAATCCAATCGTTCCAACAGTGCGCTATACAATAAGGCATTTGAATCAAAAAAAGTAATCAATGTAATAGACTATCTAAAAAACAGAATTCATTATTTTGAAGACATTCGAGAAAAAGATGGACGTCTTTATGTATTCTTAAAAGATATTGATGAGCCTTTACTTCTTTCATCTATGGGAGATGGGTTTAATTCTCTATTAATAAATTCATTTATTACAACATTGATTGAAAAGGGAGTTGTATTGTTTGAAGAACCCGAAAATTCTATGCACCCAGGATACTTGGGAGTTTTTGCAAAAGAAATCCTAGATAATTCAAAGAATCATCAAATTTTCCTTTCAACACACAGTATGGAATTAATAAAATACATCTTGACTTCAGCTGAAATGTCCAATGTCCTAGATAGTATTAACATAGTAAAGTTAAGTCGTTTTAGTAATGGGTTTATAGAACGGGAAATCATAAGTGGAACGTGTGCAAAAGAAGAAATCGAAGAGATCAATACAGATTTAAGAGGTTTTTGAGAAGGAGTTGTTGGTCCTATGATACAATCAATCTTATGTGAAGGGCTTCATGACATCTGGTTTTTTGATGAAATATCACAACAGACAGGCTTGAAACCATACAAAATTCATAGAGATTTGTCCAAATACCAAGAGTTAGTGGGGAAATGTTCAAGGTTCTTGATGGAACAGGAAGAAAAACCATTGATAATACTAGGCGACGATGGTAGAGACGGTTTATTTGGAACTTATCTGAAAAGAGCTATAAAAGAATTAGTTGGAAAACATTCAGAGGACGTCAGTATTGTTGTAATCATAGACGATGACCACAAACCCTTTGAAAAGCTTATAGCAAATACATACAAAACATTAGACGAACTTCAGAGAAGTAGCCAATATTTAAAGACCGTGGAAATCAATGTGGATAATAATACATTTACAATTACTCACCCTAATAACCCATATAATGTCTATGTTGAACTTTATGCAATACCTGATAGCTTAGAAAGGTTAACAGTAGATTACTACTACGACATAAATAAACCAAAGAAAAAAGAAAAGGGCGACATACAACAAGAAGTTAAGTCCGTTGCGACTAAGTATTATAATGGCGATAAAGAAGGAATGTTTAGAAATTACGCCATTAAATGCTATAATCAAAACGAAGAGTGGGTAGTATCGATAATTTCTAGTATCGTATCATAATCCATATTAATAGTTGCTATATAAATAGCAATTATACTTTTTTTTGAGAAAGAAGGAAATACCTTTACCTTTTTGTAATTTACCACGTAGCACCCCACCAGCCCCACATCTAGTAATACTCGCAAGATCGAGAACAGAGATTCCGCCGACAAACCAGCGGGTCGGGCGTGTCAGTCTGCACGTCTCCGAAGAAGCGTGATACTTTCTTTGACACTGCACCCTTGGGAGTATCTTCAATTCTTACCATTACCTTTCTTCTTTGAATTTGACATTTGGCTTTCAAATTCATTACGTATTTTTTCCAGCTGTTTTCTTTGATTCCTGAATCTCAGAAATACCGAGAGGGCAACGAGTCCCAGTACTCCGGCAGCTATTGTAAGATCTCTTGGAGCATCTTCTGTGTAGAATTTCACACTAATGAGTTTTGGAACAGGCTCAATAGATCCTTCATCCTCCGGGGAATAACTTCCAAGCATGCTCAGGAAACTGTTTGTTGTAACTTCATTTGTCCAGACCAGGTTTTCTCTTCCATCTGAATCATAATAGATCTCATCAGGTTCAGGTTTCACTTTACCGATAAGGGAATTGCCTGTTGTGTAACCTTCAGGCAGAACGTAGCGGACAACTGACGGGGGTGTTGTGACGTATATGAAATCCTGACCAAGAGCATTTGACATTGTGTAAGCTATAAATCCGGTCACCGGTTCTTCAAATTCAACGAATACATACTTCTGTCCCCTGACCACATCATCTGAAATAGTATAATTGATATCAGAAACAGAACTCATGGATGCAAAATACTCAAAGTTCTCAGGTGTGGCATTGGTATTATTGGAAATGTCCCCAAGTATAACCACGTTGCTTACTGTTTCACTGTTCTGGCTACTGAGATCTTCCAGTGGAATTATCTTAACAACAGATTCATTTTCAAGAATGGAAACAACCCTGACAGAGCCGTTAGTTGAAAGATAAAAACTATGAGTAGGAATGAAAGTCCCATCATCATAACTATTGTTGAGGAAAAGTTCAAACTCATAAGCAGACAGTTCCTGGGCAGTATCACCATCAACCGGCACAAGATCATCTACACAGCCTGATATGAAAAGCATGATACATAAAATGGACAATGTCAGGATAAAATATTTTTTCATTGCTACACCAATTGATGATTTATTTTATGAAACTATCGCTACATATATTGATAGCATATATTGAAGCTTCATCTAATATATGCTGTTGTATAGCAGGTTTTCATAATTTCCATTCCAATTTATCAGACTATCAATCTTCTTTTCATGAGATTCACTGAAAGCACCAGCAGAGCCATACCCACAAACAAAACCCATGCGACATCAAAAACAAGAGATGAACTCAGCGTTCCATAGGAAAGAGTCCTTATGGCATTCACAATATGGGTCAACGGAAGGAATGCAGTCGCAAAATACTGTATTGGAACAGGAAGTGCACTGAGCGGGAAGAAAGTTCCGCTGAAAAGGAACATTGGAGTAATGAATAACAGCACCGGATAATTGATAGACATAATATTTGGTGTAATGGCTGTAAAACACATACCTATAGCAGCAAAGAGTAATCCGCCCATGAAAGCAAAGGGTATAATCAGGAGAGAGTACTTCAGGTCGATCAAACCAAAAAGTGCTATAACAGGTATCATAGCTGTGGCATTGATCATGCTTCTTGTAGCCCCCCACAGCAGTTCCCCTGCAATCACATCCTCTATTGTAAGCGGGGTTGCAATGATGGCATCAAAGGTCTTCTGGTAGTACATCCTGACGTAAGAACTGTAACTACACTCAAAAAATGATGCATACATAACTGAAACTGCAATCAGTGCAGGGGCTATGAATCGTGCGTAAGGGACTCCGTCAATACTCTCAACGAACTTCCCTAGTCCAAAACCAAGAGCAAACAGATACAATATCGGTTCAAGGAAAGGAGGAAGGAAATTGAGTTTGATATCCTTCATGAAAACATCCTTATTTCTCTGCCATACTTTAAGTGACCTTGAACTTACAGAAGGGATTCTGAAATAATCCACCGGGTTCATTCTCTCAAGCTCCTGCCTGTGAGTTTGAGGAAGACATCCTCAAGTGTTGCCGACCTTGCACTGATCTTTGAGAGCGAGCATTCCATGATCAGATATTCCGATATCTCCCTTGCATTATCTGCATAGATGTGGACGACATCGCCAATTATCTCATACTTTGCTTCTTTATGCCGGAGACATTCCAGTAATTCTGGATTGTTCTCGGCTTCTATGATATCTGAACCTATGAACTCTTCAATAACTCCCATGGGACTGCCCTCCACCAGTATTTTTCCATTGTCCATTACCACAAGCCTGTCACAGAGCTTTTCGACCTCGTCGAGATAATGTGATGTAAGTACGATAGTAACTCCCTGCTTTTTCAGGTTTCTTAGTTTTTCCCATATAAGATGACGTGCCTGCGGATCAAGTCCGACAGTCGGCTCGTCAAGGACCAGGATATCCGGACGGTTTATCAGTGCCCTTGCAAGCACGAGCCGGCGTTTCATTCCACCTGAGAGGCTTTCTGTCATTACATCCTTCTTTTCCTGTAGATGGACAAAATCCAGCAACTCCTCAATCCGCTTTTCTGCTTCATCCTGTGGAATATCAAAATACCTTGAATAAACCAGCAGGTTCTCATATACAGTAAAATCCTCATCAAGGTTGTTCTCCTGGGGAACAACTCCCATAAATGATTTTATTTCCCGCTGCCGGCTGGAAACATCCATATCCAGAACTTCAAGCGAACCTCCGGTTACAGGGGATACACACTGTATCATTCGCATTGTGGTTGTTTTCCCTGCTCCGTTTGGTCCGAGAAATCCGAACACTTCGCCTTCTTCGATACTAAAACTAATTCCGTCAACAGCTACAAAGTCCCTGAAAGACTTTTTTAGGTTACTGGCTACAATTATCGGAGTTATCTACATCACCTTTATGGAAGTTAGCAAGGTTCAGTATTAATAATTTCGACTGAAGAGTTTAAAGACAACGGGGTTTTGCCTGTTGTGTGCAAACAGTATTTATTTTTAAAAAACATAATACACACAGAATAGCAACAAGAATTGGAGGATTTACAATGACCGAACTGAAGAATCTGATAGCAACAGCAAAGGAAAAGGGTTCCTTTCCAACCCTTATGAAGGCAGCAGAGAAACTCAAGCTCGTCAGCAAATACAGCAACGAAGGCCCATTCACTATCTTTGCACCGGTAGAATCAGCTTTTGAACCAATACCCGATGATGTCATAGATGAGTCCTTTGATGACCACGGTTACCTTCTGGGAATTATCAACTACCACATTGTTGAAGGGAAATACACCACAAAAGACCTTGAAGGACTCACAGAGCTTGAAACCATCAGCGGAAACAAACTCAGAATAACAGTAAAAAATGGAGTAAAGATTGACACCGCAAATATCATTGAAGAAGATATCGAATGCAGTAATGGAATAATACATGCAATTGACGAGATTCTTATTCCGTAATTCCAGAAACAGATAAACCAAAAACAGTTTTGTTGTGAATTGTAAATAGAAATTAATACTTGAAAAAATAGAAAATGAAGGTTTAAAACCTTCATTCATTCCTGTTCTTCTGGCGCATTAATGCTGCTACTATTGAAACACCCATAATTCCAAGGAGAATTCCGAATCCCGGAAGTCCGTTATCGTCTTCTGTATCAGGCATTTCATCTTCAGGCTCACTTTCAGTATCTTCTGCATCCGAATCAGAACCTGTCACATCTCCTGAAGCTACATAATCATCTTCAGAATCAGAACGGGTACTTATTGCGAATGTGGAGAAGCCTGGAGTCTTAGCAACATAATACACGTACTCTCCATCATCACTTGAAACAGTGGTATCAAGCTGATCCCATGCGCTTCCTGTATAATGTGAAAGTACAACATCATCTGTTGAGATACCATTCTCCTTAAGCCATGATTTCTCTACCTTAAAAGTAATGCTAGCTCCTGCGATGCTGCCGGCATCGAGTTCACTTACCTCAATGTTAAGATAGCTGTGTACCTCACCCGGCGCAGAGCCAGGGATATTATCCGGCTTTGAATCAAGTTTCTGAACTGAAACTGATATCTTTTCAATATCAACTTCAGATTCAACTTCCACACCTGTGACTTCAGTTCTGGTCAGTGCCACGGAAACAACCTTAACCGGATCAGAAAGAACCTTTCCGGAAGAGTCCTGAGATACTATCTTTGCTCCTTCGTAAGTGCTCTTTGATTCGAGGAAAGCCTCACGTGTTGTTGAAGACATACCACTTGAGCTGCTACTTGAACTGGACCTTGGAGCAGCAGGACCAGTGTATGAAAGACTGGTATTGCTTACTGCGTTGCTTGCATTATCTGTTGCAACCACAGTTACCGTATTTGCACCATAACCTGCAGATATTGTTCCATTCCATATGTTGCTGCCCTGATCCGTAAGTGCAGTTCCTGCTGCTGTAACGCCCTTAATACCACTTCCAGCATCAGATACGTTCACACTGACATTAATGCTCTCACCATAAGAACCCGGACTTTCTGTACTCAGTGTAAGGTTATAGATCACCGGGTCAGTGTTGTCAATGATAACCTCGATGGTTGCTGATGAACTGCCATTGACATTACCTGCCTCATCGGTTGCTGTAACATTAAGCAGGTATGTCCCTTCAGCTCCGGCAATCTCAAGATTGCTGTACTTCCAGTAATCAGTTGATGAAACCTGGCTCAGCGTCACATTATCATTTGCACTTATACTGCTGACATTATCAATGGACATCACACTTGAAACACCTGATAAGCTGCCATCAGAGATTGTTGCATTGAGTGTAATAGTAGATCCATTGTTAACTGCTGTGTAACCGGTTGCATATTCAGTCTGGGCATCAAGAACAAGTGGCTCGGTATTGTCCACCTTGATACTAAGGTTCACTGAAGAGTTATAATTGCTTACGTTGTCATAAGCTACAACTGAAAGGTTAATTGTTCCTTCAGAAGAAGAATCAACGATCAGTGAATTGTTTATCCAGTAGTTGCTTCCTGCATGCTCTAGAATTGCGAATGTAGAATCATTGACACCGTTCAAAGTGACTGTCGCATTCTTAACCCCGGTTCCTGAATCAACAATTGTAGCATTCAGATCAAGAGTGTCACCATCCTTGAACCACTGGGAACCCGTTGGTGAAATTGCAGTAACAGCAGGTTCTGTGCCGTCTACCTCAACAGAGATAGAAGCAGAAGTGTTCCACTGGCTTAGATTATCAGCTGCTCTTACAGGCAGGCTTAGTGTTCCTGATGAAGAAGTGTTGACTATCACTGTCAATGTAAAGTCATCACCACCTGCAGAGGTCATTGTTGTCCATCCAAGTGAATTGTTGATAAGAGAGGCGTTAACCATCACAGAAGATGAGTTCAATCCGGAATAAGCATCTGTCACAGTTGCATTGAGAGTTACAATTCCTCCGTCCCTGACTCCATTCATTCCGGCCAGATAAACAGCTTCAGCATTAGTGAATACAGGAGCTGAGTTATCTACTTTTATCGTCAGGTTGACACTGCTATTGATATTGCTAAGGTTGTCATAAGAACTGACTGTAAGATTGACAATACCTTCGTTTGATGTCAAAACCGTAAGTGAGGAATTGGTCCAGTAATCTCCTGCAGAGTTGTTCAGAACAGCAGTACTGGCAGCTGATACATCTGAAGTATCTACTGTCACACTGCTCATTCCTGCAGATCCTACATCAGTACTGGATACATTGAGATCAATGCTTGAGCTGTTTGTAACCCACTGTGAACCATTTGGTGTAATACCTGTCACCAGAGGTTCTGAATTATCCAGAACAACAGAGATTGACTGACTTGTGTTTGTATTTGATGCGTTGTCAGCAACACTGATCGGAACAACTGCAGTACCGGTACTGGAATTATCAACCATTACAGACAATGTAAAATTGTCACCACCTGCAGAGGTCATTGTTTCCCAGTTAAGTGAACTGTTAAGGTTGGAAACATTGATCATTACAGCGGAAAGGTTCAATCCTGATGTTGCATCGGTTGCAGTGAAATTCAATAATACTGTACCGTTACTGTTTACAACATTAAGTCCAGATGGATATGCAGCTAACTCATTGGTAATTGAAGGAATGGTACTGTCCACGTTGATGGTCAGATTCACAGAGTTATTGACATTGCTTGAATTGTCATAGCTTACAACTGAAAGGTTAAATGTTCCATCTGAAACAGAATCAACTGTTAGTGAATTGTTGATCCAGTAATTACCTCCTGCGTGCTCCAGAATTGCTGTTGTGACTGTTGTATTTACATTATTCAAACTGACTGTAGCATTCTTAACTCCGGTACCAGTATCAATGATGCTGACATTCAGATCAAGAACATCACCACTCTTAAACCACATGGAACCTGTTGGTGAAACCGGAGTAACTGTTGGTTCTGAGCTATCAATTTCAACAGATATAGAAGCTGAAGTATTCCATATACTTAAATTATCGGCTGCTCTTACCGGTAAAACCACTGTCCCGGATGATGAAGTATTGACAATGACATCCAGTGTAAAGTTATCTCCACTTGCCAATGATAGTGTTTCCCATCCAAGTGAGCTGTTAATACCGGAAACATTAACTTCTACTGTAGACGCATTCACACCAGAATAAGCGTCTGCTACTGTGACATTCAAAGTCACTGTTCCACCATTGTTAATAGCGTTCATCCCACCCGGATAGACAGATTCGTTGGTTGTAAAAACAGGTGCGGAATTGTCTACCTTGATTGTCAGATTGACAGTATCATTAAGATTGCTCAGATTGTCATAGGCACTTACCGGAAGATCAATAGTACCTTCATTTGTTGTAAAAACCGTAAGTGAAGAATTAGTCCAGTAATTTCCTGCAGCGTTTGCCAGAATAGCTGTTCCGGTTGCATTTACAGAAGAGATGTTAACCTCCAGATTTTGCACTCCCGCAGTACCGAGATCTGTACTTGACACATTGATGTCAATAGTTGAACCGTTTGTTAACCACTGGGAACCATTTGGTGTAATGCCTGTAACTAGAGGTTCTGAATTATCCAGAACAACAGAGATTGACTGACTTGTGTTTGTATTTGATGCATTGTCAGCAACACTGATAGGGACAACTGCAGTACCTGTGCTTGAATTATCGACAATTACAGACAATGTAAAATTGTCACCACCTGCAGAGGTCATTGTTTCCCAGTTAAGTGAACTGTTAAGGTTGGAAACATTGATCATTACAGCGGAAAGGTTCAATCCTGATGTTGCATCAGTTGCAGTGAAATTCAATAATACTGTACCGTTACTGTTTACAACATTAAGTCCAGATGGATATGCAGCTAACTCATTGGTAATTGAAGGAATGGTACTGTCCACGTTGATGGTCAGATTCACAGAGTTATTGACATTGCTTGAATTGTCATAGCTTACAACTGAAAGGTTAAATGTTCCATCTGAAACAGAATCAACTGTTAGTGAATTGTTGATCCAGTAATTACCTCCTGCGTGCTCCAGAATTGCTGTTGTGACTGTTGTATTTACATTATTCAAACTGACTGTAGCATTCTTAACTCCGGTACCAGTATCAATGATGCTGACATTCAGATCAAGAATATCACCACTCTTAAACCACATGGAACCTGTTGGTGAAACCGGAGTAACTGTTGGTTCTGAGCTATCAATTTCAACAGATATAGAAGCTGAAGTATTCCATATACTTAAATTATCGGCTGCTCTTACCGGTAAAACCACTGTCCCGGATGATGAAGTATTGACAATGACATCCAGTGTAAAGTTATCTCCACTTGCCAATGCTAGTGTTTCCCATCCAAGTGAGCTGTTAATACCGGAAACATTAACTTCTACTGTAGACGCATTCACACCAGAATAAGCGTCTGCTACTGTGACATTCAAAGTCACTGTTCCACCATTGTTAATAGCGTTCATCCCACCCGGATAGACAGATTCGTTGGTTGTAAAAACAGGTGCGGAATTGTCTACCTTGATTGTCAGATTGACAGTATCATTAAGATTGCTCAGATTGTCATAGGCACTTACCGGAAGATCAATAGTACCTTCATTTGTTGTAAAAACCGTAAGTGAAGAATTAGTCCAGTAATTTCCTGCAGCGTTTGCCAGAATAGCTGTTCCGGTTGCATTTACAGAAGAGGTGTTAACCTCCAGATTTTGCACTCCCGCAGTACCGAGATCTGTACTTGACACATTGATGTCAATAGTTGAACCGTTTGTTAGCCACTGGGAACCATTTGGTGTGATGCCTGTTACAAGTGGGCCTGAATTATCAAGGACAACAGATATCGACTGGGTGGTGTTCGTATTTGTTGCGTTGTCAGCAACACTGATCGGAACAACTGCAGTACCGGTACTGGAATTATCGACAATTACAGACAATGTGAAATTGTCACCACCTGCAGAGGTCATTGTTTCCCAGGTAAGTGAACTGTTAAGGTTGGAAACATTGATCATTACAGCGGAAAGGTTCAGATCTGAAAGTGAATCTGTGGCACTGAGGTTTAGTAATACCATACTGCCGTTGTTCACGACACCAAATCCTGATGGGTATGCAGCTGATTCATTGCTCACTGCCGGAATAGTGTTATCTACCTTTAAAGTAAGGTTGACGCTGTTATTGACATTGCTTGCGTTGTCAGATACTCCGATCTGCAAGTCTATGCTTCCTTCTGAAGATGAAGAAACCAGAAGTGAATTATTGAACCAGTAATCAGTTCCACCAATATTGTTCAGAATAGCTGTCGAACTTGAATTGACAGACGAGACATTAACTGTTACACTACTTACATTACTTGCATTGGAATTGCCTGGATCAGAAGCACTTACATTCAAATATAGAACTGAACCGTTGTTTACCCATGAATCTGTTGAAACTGGTGATATTGCAGTAACATTAGGTTCAACGTTGTCCACCCAAACAGTGAAATTCACAGTACCATTAATATTGCTCAGATTATCACTGGCTGTTATTGGCATGTAATTTGGACCCTGAGTACTTGTTCCCACAATAATAGTATCATTTATCCAATAACCATCAACGTATGAAAGTGAAACAGGTCCAAGAGAATTATTAATCATCCCACCGCCAACGGATACATTGTATACACCGGAAGCCGAATCAGAAACACTTACATTCAATGGCAATGAAGTCCCGTTACTCACCCATGTTTTGGTCTCTCCGAAAGTAATTGGAGTAACAGTTGGTCCGGTGTTATCCACCCAAACAGTGAAGTTTTCGCTGTTGTTTACATAAGATACATTATCATAAGATGTAATTGGGAGATCATATCTACCGTCAGTCGCACTTACAATGAATGAACTATTTGTCCAATAATGAAAAAATGTGTTGTAAAGGTCAATAACACCTGCACTGGAATTGATAGATGTGATGTCCACTGTGGCATTCTGTACCCCTGATGCAAGATCTGTAATGCTTGTATTAAACGTCAAAATTGTTCCATTCTTCACCCAGGTAGTCGACAGTTGCGTGTAATTTACTGGGATAACAGATGGACCTTCTTCTATTGTGAGATAAATGGGTACATTTTCAGGTGTAGTACTTGTGTTAAAGTAAAATGGATATGTTCCACTTGATAAATTAAAATTACCTTCTCCATCCTGCTGATAGTTAACTCCATCATCAGATACATTTATAGAAAATGTTGTACCTGAATGAATTATTATATTACTTGAATTTGAAATTGTCACAACATTACCATTAGTTGTTACATCATTAGATGTAACGTTCTCAAAACCAGATAAATAGTAAGTTGTATCTCCATCAATAAGTAAACTTACAGCTTCAGAAGATGTTATGTTCAGTGCATATACATCTTCATCCA is a genomic window containing:
- a CDS encoding DUF5803 family protein, whose product is MLFISGCVDDLVPVDGDTAQELSAYEFELFLNNSYDDGTFIPTHSFYLSTNGSVRVVSILENESVVKIIPLEDLSSQNSETVSNVVILGDISNNTNATPENFEYFASMSSVSDINYTISDDVVRGQKYVFVEFEEPVTGFIAYTMSNALGQDFIYVTTPPSVVRYVLPEGYTTGNSLIGKVKPEPDEIYYDSDGRENLVWTNEVTTNSFLSMLGSYSPEDEGSIEPVPKLISVKFYTEDAPRDLTIAAGVLGLVALSVFLRFRNQRKQLEKIRNEFESQMSNSKKKGNGKN
- a CDS encoding AAA family ATPase, translated to MKFIDEVGIKNYKGFSEMSLPCNSINIIVGPNNTGKSSILESIWIGLSSLNGYMDSIDNRFSNVIGNEDYKYLIHKNGEEIISEISLLLSTQVTKKIYIDYNESGLPKKNREKNVFLDYVDSMSYARATPIRFRSSSDYRRNPYLKLTETLSEFIEMKNRDDVELPESDFNKLSNLLAEVSHDMENEVQHLKQSLIESEKLFVYPETYSENSSLRPIERSFYAINDEGEDLTIPFLINKSNRSNSALYNKAFESKKVINVIDYLKNRIHYFEDIREKDGRLYVFLKDIDEPLLLSSMGDGFNSLLINSFITTLIEKGVVLFEEPENSMHPGYLGVFAKEILDNSKNHQIFLSTHSMELIKYILTSAEMSNVLDSINIVKLSRFSNGFIEREIISGTCAKEEIEEINTDLRGF
- a CDS encoding ATP-binding cassette domain-containing protein gives rise to the protein MTPIIVASNLKKSFRDFVAVDGISFSIEEGEVFGFLGPNGAGKTTTMRMIQCVSPVTGGSLEVLDMDVSSRQREIKSFMGVVPQENNLDEDFTVYENLLVYSRYFDIPQDEAEKRIEELLDFVHLQEKKDVMTESLSGGMKRRLVLARALINRPDILVLDEPTVGLDPQARHLIWEKLRNLKKQGVTIVLTSHYLDEVEKLCDRLVVMDNGKILVEGSPMGVIEEFIGSDIIEAENNPELLECLRHKEAKYEIIGDVVHIYADNAREISEYLIMECSLSKISARSATLEDVFLKLTGRSLRE
- a CDS encoding ABC transporter permease, which translates into the protein MNPVDYFRIPSVSSRSLKVWQRNKDVFMKDIKLNFLPPFLEPILYLFALGFGLGKFVESIDGVPYARFIAPALIAVSVMYASFFECSYSSYVRMYYQKTFDAIIATPLTIEDVIAGELLWGATRSMINATAMIPVIALFGLIDLKYSLLIIPFAFMGGLLFAAIGMCFTAITPNIMSINYPVLLFITPMFLFSGTFFPLSALPVPIQYFATAFLPLTHIVNAIRTLSYGTLSSSLVFDVAWVLFVGMALLVLSVNLMKRRLIV
- a CDS encoding fasciclin domain-containing protein, coding for MTELKNLIATAKEKGSFPTLMKAAEKLKLVSKYSNEGPFTIFAPVESAFEPIPDDVIDESFDDHGYLLGIINYHIVEGKYTTKDLEGLTELETISGNKLRITVKNGVKIDTANIIEEDIECSNGIIHAIDEILIP